In Lacibacter sp. H375, one DNA window encodes the following:
- a CDS encoding sensor histidine kinase, whose product MAYTNKVYSFRNFSFWFWILLIYVIAALVWWFVSLERQSADMTALKLAQLKLDDPNYDLLRDETLLFQKRQSAKYIGEGITFLALILAGAVFVYRSIRKQIEVSALQQNFMMAITHELKTPIATTRLSIETVLRRKLDEVQQQKLLLSALSETNRLNILTNNILLASQMEEKNFQREHEEVNLADVVETVVSDYKNRYPNRRIEASADKDFYIEGDELLIQIALSNLIDNALKYAPKESPVYIDLMDDNETTQIKVSDEGMGVPDEEKQKIFEKFYRSGNENTRKAKGTGLGLYLTRKIITDHNGDIFVMNNTPRGSIFVIQF is encoded by the coding sequence ATGGCTTATACCAATAAAGTATATAGTTTCCGTAATTTCTCGTTCTGGTTCTGGATCCTCCTTATTTATGTAATAGCAGCATTAGTGTGGTGGTTTGTTTCACTCGAGCGCCAAAGTGCTGATATGACAGCCTTGAAACTTGCTCAATTAAAACTTGACGATCCTAACTATGATCTGTTGCGTGATGAAACCTTGCTTTTTCAGAAAAGACAATCAGCCAAATACATTGGTGAAGGCATTACCTTTCTAGCATTGATCCTTGCAGGTGCGGTGTTTGTCTATCGTTCCATTCGTAAGCAAATCGAAGTTTCGGCCCTGCAACAGAATTTTATGATGGCTATTACACATGAATTAAAAACACCCATCGCCACTACCCGCCTCAGCATTGAAACAGTATTACGTCGCAAGCTCGATGAGGTGCAGCAACAGAAACTCCTATTGAGTGCCTTGAGCGAAACCAACCGATTGAACATTCTCACCAATAATATTCTTCTTGCATCGCAAATGGAAGAAAAAAATTTCCAGCGAGAGCACGAAGAAGTAAATCTCGCTGATGTAGTGGAAACGGTAGTGAGCGATTACAAGAACCGGTATCCCAACCGACGCATTGAAGCAAGTGCTGATAAAGACTTTTATATAGAAGGTGATGAATTGCTGATCCAGATCGCTTTGAGCAATTTGATTGATAACGCTCTCAAATATGCTCCAAAAGAAAGCCCCGTGTATATCGACCTGATGGATGATAACGAAACAACGCAGATCAAAGTAAGTGATGAAGGCATGGGTGTGCCCGACGAAGAGAAGCAGAAGATATTTGAAAAGTTTTACCGTAGCGGTAACGAAAACACACGCAAAGCAAAAGGTACGGGGCTTGGTTTATACCTCACCCGCAAGATTATTACCGATCACAATGGTGACATATTTGTGATGAACAATACCCCACGTGGAAGTATTTTTGTAATTCAGTTTTAA
- a CDS encoding DNA polymerase III subunit: MQFSHIIGQQHVIQQLQEMVDNNRLSHALLFIGKEGSGALPLALAFSSYVVTQSEKNKPVAVTAGLFGDEPVASASSHGAELAEQYIHPDIHYSYPVIPRKSGDKPVSTDYISEWREFIKLYPYGNVYDWLQFIGAENKQGNITAAECADIIRKLNLKSFESEYKILLLWMPEYLGNEGNKLLKLIEEPPANTLFILVAENESLVLPTIISRCQTVRIPPIDLRDTATALVQRSKLSEEQAMQIAGVSEGNYREALQLIQHAEEDWQSLLREWLNAVLKSGPIAQVKWVDVISAVGREKQKQFLRYFTHLLEQSIRLRTMGEDHLPLTGAEKDFAIRLNKLCDISQQQAITKQLDEAAYHIERNANAKMLFMALTIKLYHIIANKTVIEVG; encoded by the coding sequence ATGCAATTCTCCCACATCATTGGACAGCAACATGTGATCCAGCAACTGCAGGAAATGGTGGATAACAACCGCCTCAGCCATGCATTGCTGTTCATTGGTAAAGAAGGAAGTGGCGCTTTGCCGCTGGCACTCGCCTTCAGTTCTTATGTGGTAACACAAAGTGAAAAAAACAAACCCGTTGCTGTAACTGCCGGTTTATTTGGCGATGAGCCAGTTGCTTCAGCTTCATCGCATGGCGCAGAGTTGGCAGAACAATACATTCATCCAGATATACATTATAGTTACCCCGTTATTCCAAGAAAGAGTGGCGATAAGCCTGTGAGTACCGATTATATTTCGGAATGGCGTGAGTTCATTAAACTATATCCTTACGGCAATGTATATGATTGGCTGCAATTCATAGGAGCAGAAAACAAACAGGGAAATATCACTGCTGCTGAATGTGCTGATATCATCCGCAAACTCAACCTTAAAAGTTTTGAAAGTGAATACAAAATACTCTTGTTGTGGATGCCTGAATATCTCGGCAACGAAGGCAATAAATTATTAAAACTGATTGAAGAGCCTCCTGCTAATACCTTATTTATCTTAGTTGCAGAAAATGAAAGCCTCGTGTTGCCAACGATCATCAGTCGTTGCCAGACTGTTCGTATTCCGCCAATTGATCTAAGAGATACTGCAACGGCATTGGTTCAACGTAGTAAACTCAGCGAAGAGCAAGCCATGCAAATTGCCGGTGTAAGCGAAGGCAATTATAGGGAAGCATTGCAATTGATTCAACATGCAGAAGAAGACTGGCAATCGTTGTTGAGAGAATGGCTGAACGCTGTGTTAAAGAGTGGCCCGATTGCACAGGTAAAATGGGTTGATGTGATCAGTGCAGTTGGTCGTGAAAAACAAAAACAATTCCTACGCTATTTTACTCACCTACTTGAGCAAAGCATTCGTCTTCGTACAATGGGTGAAGACCATTTGCCACTCACCGGTGCTGAAAAAGATTTTGCCATCCGTTTAAACAAGCTTTGCGACATCAGTCAGCAACAAGCCATTACGAAACAACTCGATGAAGCTGCCTATCATATTGAGCGTAATGCCAATGCCAAAATGTTGTTCATGGCACTTACGATCAAGCTTTACCATATAATCGCCAATAAAACAGTGATTGAAGTTGGATGA
- a CDS encoding choice-of-anchor Q domain-containing protein has product MRNYLPILLILSLAMAIGCKKESFTNSTEAKLSIGNDSLRFDTVFTTAGSVTQYFLIKNENKQKINISNVQLMGGNASAFKMNVDGSQGTQFTNIEIAGNDSMYVFVRVNVNPNADNQPFVMRDSIKLQWNGNTTFKQLEAWGQNANYIRSTILQGNINWTKDKPYVILGGIIVDTNAVLTIQQGTRIHLNADAPFIVDGTLIINGTKTDSVVFRSNRLDDPYRDYPGAWPGIYFRGSSIDNQLTYTYIKNAYQGIVVEQPSSNANPKLRLNNCVLDNIYDIGLFAVNSSVVANNCLISNCGTNVALIYGGSYQFNHCTVVSASNSFVQHKNPALTATNFVKQNNTIYTSALTAVFTNSIVWGDEGFVDNEIVVQKEGTAAANVTLNNVLFRAKADPSNTTFNNVLRNMNPQFDSVDVVRRIYDFRLKNGSPAINKGIITPLATDFNGLARVGLPDLGCYEKQ; this is encoded by the coding sequence GTGAGAAACTACTTACCCATACTGCTTATCCTTTCACTTGCCATGGCCATTGGCTGCAAAAAGGAATCATTTACCAACAGTACCGAAGCAAAACTGAGCATTGGTAACGACAGTTTGCGTTTTGATACCGTGTTTACAACTGCAGGATCTGTTACACAATATTTCCTCATCAAAAATGAAAACAAGCAAAAGATCAACATCAGTAATGTGCAGCTCATGGGCGGCAATGCGTCAGCCTTTAAAATGAATGTTGACGGAAGCCAGGGAACACAGTTTACCAATATTGAAATTGCCGGAAACGATAGTATGTATGTGTTTGTGCGTGTGAATGTGAACCCTAATGCCGATAATCAACCCTTTGTTATGCGTGACAGTATTAAACTGCAATGGAACGGTAACACAACATTTAAACAACTGGAAGCGTGGGGGCAAAATGCAAATTATATCCGTAGTACCATTCTGCAAGGGAATATCAACTGGACAAAAGATAAGCCCTACGTGATACTCGGCGGAATAATTGTTGATACAAATGCAGTACTCACAATTCAGCAAGGAACAAGAATTCATTTAAATGCAGATGCACCTTTTATTGTAGATGGTACACTCATCATTAATGGTACAAAAACCGACAGTGTTGTTTTTCGCAGTAACCGTTTAGATGACCCTTACCGTGATTATCCCGGAGCATGGCCCGGCATTTATTTCCGTGGAAGCAGCATCGATAATCAATTGACCTATACTTATATTAAAAATGCCTACCAGGGAATTGTGGTAGAGCAACCTTCTTCAAATGCAAATCCTAAACTCAGGTTGAACAATTGTGTGCTTGATAATATTTATGACATTGGTCTGTTTGCTGTGAACAGTAGTGTGGTAGCCAACAACTGTCTTATCAGCAATTGCGGAACGAACGTTGCATTGATCTATGGTGGTAGTTACCAGTTCAATCATTGCACGGTTGTATCTGCATCCAATTCATTTGTGCAACACAAAAACCCGGCACTCACAGCAACCAATTTTGTAAAACAGAACAATACAATTTACACATCAGCACTTACTGCAGTATTTACAAATAGTATTGTTTGGGGCGATGAAGGATTTGTTGATAATGAAATTGTGGTGCAGAAAGAAGGCACGGCTGCAGCGAACGTTACGTTGAATAATGTCCTGTTCAGAGCAAAAGCAGATCCATCAAATACCACTTTCAATAATGTGTTGCGGAATATGAACCCACAGTTCGACAGCGTGGATGTGGTGCGCCGTATTTACGATTTCAGGCTGAAAAATGGCTCCCCTGCTATTAATAAAGGAATAATTACCCCGCTTGCTACTGACTTTAACGGGTTGGCAAGAGTTGGTTTGCCCGATCTGGGTTGTTACGAAAAACAATAA
- a CDS encoding gliding motility lipoprotein GldH — MKSLQRLHTLANSFIASSLIFSSVLLGSCSSIDAFEKNAEIPKHQWTYDFQPEVVFNITDTVSTYNVLVTLRHTDAYAYKNIWLFLSTRQPGDSTFQKERFELTLQDQEGKWIGTGMSDIWEVRYPLFNNIRFTKQGNYTIRLQQTMRDNPLLHVMNAGIRIEKAKS, encoded by the coding sequence TTGAAATCATTGCAGCGCTTACATACTCTTGCAAATTCATTCATCGCAAGTTCACTTATTTTTTCTTCCGTTTTACTGGGCAGTTGCAGTTCCATTGACGCCTTCGAAAAAAATGCTGAGATCCCTAAGCACCAATGGACTTATGATTTTCAACCTGAGGTAGTGTTCAATATCACCGATACCGTATCAACTTATAATGTACTTGTTACGTTGCGTCATACAGATGCTTATGCGTATAAAAACATCTGGCTCTTTCTTTCAACCCGCCAACCCGGTGATAGTACCTTTCAAAAAGAACGCTTTGAATTGACCCTGCAAGATCAGGAAGGAAAATGGATTGGCACCGGCATGAGCGACATCTGGGAAGTGCGTTATCCCCTGTTCAATAATATCAGGTTTACCAAACAGGGTAACTATACTATCAGGCTGCAACAAACAATGCGTGACAATCCTTTGTTACATGTCATGAATGCCGGTATACGTATTGAAAAAGCAAAATCATAA
- a CDS encoding YicC/YloC family endoribonuclease yields MLKSMTGFGRTEEAAGDKTFLVEIKSLNGKQFELNLKITPLLKPYEFAIRTILSEQLMRGTIDCNILLKQNGGNGAITINKEMAKAYFQPLKEVADDLNIGLSEYVLAAMLRLPDVVVPNTDILSEDQYGQFKQTLQNAIDAINKHRLLEGAALEKDLIERINNILAYQEKISELEPLRQHKMKEELRRKMEEQVGKENYDVNRLEQEMIYYIEKIDISEEQVRLRNHCDYFLNILKEADESKGKKLGFVLQEIGREINTTGAKAYDSGIQKLVVLMKDELEKAKEQVLNIL; encoded by the coding sequence ATGCTTAAATCAATGACCGGTTTTGGAAGAACCGAAGAGGCCGCCGGCGATAAAACATTCCTGGTTGAAATAAAATCTCTCAACGGAAAACAGTTTGAACTCAATTTAAAAATTACTCCCTTATTAAAACCATATGAGTTTGCGATCCGTACAATATTGTCGGAGCAACTGATGCGTGGTACGATCGATTGCAATATCTTATTAAAGCAAAACGGAGGCAATGGCGCCATCACCATTAATAAGGAAATGGCCAAAGCTTATTTTCAGCCATTGAAAGAAGTGGCGGATGATTTAAATATCGGGTTGAGTGAATATGTGTTGGCAGCAATGTTACGTTTGCCTGATGTGGTTGTTCCCAACACCGATATTTTAAGCGAAGATCAATACGGGCAGTTCAAACAAACGCTGCAAAATGCGATCGATGCTATTAATAAGCACCGCCTGCTTGAAGGTGCGGCTTTAGAAAAAGATCTCATCGAACGTATTAATAATATACTCGCCTACCAGGAAAAAATTTCTGAACTTGAACCGCTTCGTCAACATAAAATGAAAGAAGAACTCCGTCGCAAGATGGAAGAGCAGGTAGGAAAAGAGAATTATGATGTAAACAGACTTGAGCAGGAGATGATCTACTACATTGAAAAGATCGACATTAGCGAAGAGCAGGTGCGTTTGCGCAACCATTGCGACTATTTCCTCAATATCCTGAAAGAAGCTGACGAATCAAAAGGAAAGAAACTCGGTTTTGTGTTGCAGGAAATTGGTCGTGAAATTAATACCACCGGTGCCAAAGCCTACGACTCCGGCATCCAGAAACTGGTGGTGCTCATGAAAGATGAACTGGAAAAAGCCAAAGAACAGGTCTTGAATATTCTTTAA
- a CDS encoding UDP-3-O-(3-hydroxymyristoyl)glucosamine N-acyltransferase produces the protein MKFPSPVPVQWIAELIGAVVTGNKNGLATGINEIHKVEEGDLVFVDHPKYYDKCIQSAASFIIINKETAVPDGKALLVCEQPFEAYLKIVRHFRPFTPSNKLISDTAVIGEGTVIMPGAFVGNHVTIGTNCVIHPNVSIYDHTVIGNNVILHAGTVIGSDAFYFNTKKNRDVWYKKMESCGRVIIEDDVEMGSCCTIDKGVTHDTVIGRGTKFDNQVHIGHDTVIGKNCLFAAQVGVAGAVEIKDGVVLWGQAGVSKTLTIGENAVVFAQSGVPSSIEGNKSYFGTPVDDALQKRKELVWVKRIPELWEKVKRLEEKE, from the coding sequence ATGAAGTTTCCTTCTCCGGTTCCTGTGCAATGGATTGCTGAACTGATTGGTGCAGTTGTTACAGGGAATAAAAATGGATTAGCAACAGGTATTAATGAAATACACAAAGTGGAAGAAGGCGATCTTGTGTTTGTTGATCATCCAAAATATTATGATAAATGCATTCAATCGGCAGCAAGTTTTATTATCATCAATAAAGAGACTGCAGTGCCTGATGGAAAGGCATTGTTGGTTTGCGAACAGCCGTTTGAAGCTTATTTAAAAATTGTTCGTCATTTTCGTCCTTTTACTCCTTCTAATAAATTGATCAGCGATACAGCTGTTATTGGCGAAGGAACAGTTATTATGCCCGGTGCGTTTGTTGGTAATCATGTAACGATCGGTACGAACTGCGTAATTCATCCCAATGTTTCTATTTATGATCATACAGTAATTGGTAACAACGTAATTCTGCATGCAGGAACAGTGATTGGCAGCGATGCATTTTATTTCAACACCAAAAAGAACCGTGATGTGTGGTATAAAAAAATGGAAAGCTGTGGCAGAGTGATCATTGAAGATGATGTGGAAATGGGGTCGTGCTGCACCATTGATAAAGGCGTAACACATGATACAGTGATTGGCCGTGGTACCAAGTTCGATAACCAGGTGCATATTGGACACGATACTGTGATTGGTAAAAATTGTTTGTTTGCCGCACAAGTAGGTGTGGCCGGTGCGGTTGAAATAAAAGATGGTGTGGTGTTATGGGGACAGGCAGGTGTAAGTAAGACGTTAACCATTGGCGAGAATGCTGTTGTGTTTGCACAAAGTGGTGTGCCTTCTTCTATTGAAGGAAACAAATCATATTTCGGTACACCGGTAGATGATGCCTTGCAAAAAAGAAAGGAACTGGTTTGGGTAAAACGTATTCCTGAATTATGGGAAAAAGTAAAACGCCTTGAAGAGAAGGAATAA
- a CDS encoding response regulator transcription factor, with product MSATNKASILLVEDEEHLLDALKLNLELEGYEVTTAGDGVAALKAVENEYFDLIIMDVMMPEMDGISATESIRIRKNDVPILMLSAKNTSHDRVLGLKKGADDYLTKPFNLEELLLRVEKLIEKNKKIQDKDSIGESYSFGNNNIDFKAQEAINFKGEKIQLSKKESMLLHLLIENKNEVVTREKILQVVWGYNVYPTTRTIDNFILNFRKYFEEDSRNPVYFHSARGVGYRFVEGE from the coding sequence ATGTCGGCCACAAACAAAGCATCTATTTTACTGGTGGAAGATGAAGAGCATTTACTGGATGCTTTGAAATTAAATCTTGAACTGGAAGGCTATGAAGTAACTACCGCCGGTGACGGTGTGGCTGCTCTCAAAGCAGTGGAGAATGAATACTTCGATCTTATTATCATGGATGTAATGATGCCTGAGATGGATGGCATCAGTGCAACAGAAAGTATCCGCATACGTAAGAACGATGTACCCATTTTGATGTTGAGTGCCAAGAATACATCACACGACCGTGTACTGGGTTTAAAGAAAGGTGCGGATGACTACCTCACCAAACCTTTTAACCTTGAAGAGTTGTTGCTGCGTGTTGAGAAGCTGATCGAGAAAAATAAAAAAATACAGGATAAAGACAGCATTGGCGAAAGCTACAGCTTTGGCAACAACAATATTGATTTTAAAGCACAGGAAGCCATCAACTTTAAAGGCGAAAAAATACAGCTGAGTAAAAAGGAAAGTATGTTGCTGCACCTGCTCATTGAAAACAAGAACGAAGTGGTAACCCGTGAAAAAATTCTGCAGGTGGTTTGGGGTTACAATGTTTATCCTACTACACGTACCATCGATAATTTCATCCTCAACTTCCGCAAGTACTTTGAAGAAGACAGCCGCAACCCTGTTTATTTCCACTCGGCAAGAGGGGTTGGGTATCGGTTTGTGGAGGGGGAGTAA
- a CDS encoding ComF family protein, translating to MINTRKLFNDFIHLLYPHNCAGCGSDLLENDQSICIHCYTNLPETNYAALPGNPIEKIFYGRLDVEQATAGYYFSKNSVLQRLIHQLKYNGNIDVGHQLGQWLGLQLQKSNRFNTVDAMIPLPLYPSKEKKRGYNQATILCNGIAEILNVPVLNNVVLRKRYTDTQTKKGRTERLLNVDGSFEVSDATALQQKHVLLVDDVVTTGATLEACGLVIKETDNVKLSIATLGWSSDD from the coding sequence ATGATAAACACCCGTAAATTATTCAACGATTTTATTCATCTGCTCTATCCACATAACTGCGCCGGTTGTGGAAGTGATTTGCTGGAAAACGATCAATCGATCTGCATCCATTGTTACACCAATCTTCCTGAAACAAACTACGCAGCATTACCCGGCAACCCAATTGAAAAGATATTTTATGGCCGATTAGATGTTGAGCAGGCGACTGCCGGTTATTATTTCAGCAAAAATTCTGTGTTGCAGCGATTGATCCATCAACTTAAATACAATGGCAACATCGACGTTGGTCATCAACTTGGTCAATGGCTGGGCTTACAGCTGCAAAAAAGCAATCGCTTTAACACTGTTGATGCAATGATTCCTCTGCCACTTTATCCATCAAAAGAAAAAAAGCGTGGTTATAATCAGGCAACGATCTTATGTAATGGTATTGCCGAAATACTGAATGTTCCTGTTCTAAACAATGTAGTGCTTCGCAAGCGATACACCGATACTCAAACAAAAAAAGGACGTACTGAACGATTGCTAAATGTTGATGGCAGCTTTGAAGTAAGCGATGCCACTGCTCTGCAACAAAAACATGTATTGTTGGTTGATGATGTTGTTACTACAGGCGCAACGCTTGAAGCTTGTGGTCTTGTAATAAAAGAAACAGATAATGTGAAACTCAGCATTGCCACACTCGGCTGGTCGAGTGACGATTAA
- the radA gene encoding DNA repair protein RadA has product MSKIKTSFFCQNCGYESAKWIGKCPSCNEWNTFVEELITKDKNNPQKQSWKESAGNGEMKTISLSNVKSSEEKRIVTEDAELNRVLGGGIVPGSIVLIAGEPGIGKSTLFLQIGLHLKNIVTLYVSGEESEQQIKMRADRLHMSNEDFYLLTETSTNTIFQEIKKLKPQVVIIDSIQTLQTPYIESGPGSISQIRETAAELQRFAKETNTPVFLIGHITKDGNIAGPKILEHMVDTVLQFEGDRHYAYRILRTMKNRFGSTSELGIYEMTETGMRPVINPSEILITQKEDQLSGIAIAATMEGMRPLLIEVQALVTQSVYGTPQRTVSGFDLRRLQLLLAVLEKRGGFHFGMKDVFLNIAGGLKVEDPSIDLAVLCSLLSSYEDVPLNPHICFAGEVGLSGEIRAVNRIDQRIAEAEKLGFEKIIISKYNLGQRKENEKKLLQKYNIEVITMSKVEELYQYLFQ; this is encoded by the coding sequence ATGAGTAAAATCAAAACATCTTTTTTTTGTCAGAATTGTGGATACGAATCAGCAAAGTGGATAGGTAAATGTCCATCGTGTAATGAATGGAATACGTTTGTTGAAGAATTAATTACAAAAGATAAAAACAATCCGCAAAAACAAAGCTGGAAAGAAAGTGCCGGTAACGGTGAAATGAAAACAATTTCCTTGAGCAACGTAAAAAGCAGTGAAGAAAAAAGAATTGTTACAGAAGATGCAGAATTAAATCGTGTGCTCGGTGGTGGCATTGTACCGGGAAGTATTGTTTTAATTGCTGGTGAACCGGGTATTGGAAAATCAACGTTATTCTTACAAATAGGTTTGCATTTAAAAAATATTGTAACGCTATATGTAAGTGGTGAAGAAAGCGAACAACAAATTAAAATGCGTGCAGATCGTTTGCACATGAGCAACGAAGATTTTTATTTGCTTACCGAAACATCAACCAACACCATCTTCCAGGAAATAAAAAAACTGAAACCGCAGGTTGTTATTATTGACTCCATTCAAACGTTACAAACACCTTATATAGAAAGCGGACCCGGCAGTATTTCACAAATTCGTGAAACTGCGGCGGAGTTGCAACGCTTTGCAAAAGAAACCAACACACCTGTATTTCTCATTGGGCATATTACAAAAGACGGAAATATTGCCGGACCAAAAATCTTGGAACACATGGTTGATACGGTCTTGCAGTTTGAAGGTGATCGTCATTATGCATATCGTATTCTCCGTACTATGAAAAACCGTTTTGGTTCAACATCCGAACTTGGCATTTATGAAATGACTGAAACAGGTATGCGGCCCGTTATTAACCCCAGTGAAATTCTCATCACGCAAAAAGAAGATCAGCTAAGCGGTATTGCTATTGCTGCAACAATGGAAGGAATGCGGCCTTTGCTAATTGAAGTGCAGGCATTAGTAACACAAAGTGTATATGGTACTCCGCAACGAACAGTAAGTGGTTTTGATTTAAGGCGTTTGCAATTACTATTGGCAGTACTAGAAAAGCGTGGCGGCTTTCATTTCGGCATGAAGGATGTGTTTTTAAATATTGCTGGTGGTTTGAAAGTTGAAGATCCTTCAATCGATCTTGCAGTTTTATGTTCACTACTGTCGAGTTATGAAGATGTGCCGCTGAACCCGCACATTTGTTTTGCAGGTGAAGTTGGTTTAAGTGGAGAGATCAGGGCTGTTAACCGCATCGATCAACGGATTGCAGAAGCTGAGAAACTAGGTTTCGAAAAGATCATCATCAGCAAATACAATCTTGGTCAGCGGAAGGAGAATGAAAAAAAGTTGTTGCAGAAGTACAACATTGAAGTGATCACTATGAGCAAGGTGGAAGAACTGTATCAGTATTTGTTTCAATAA
- a CDS encoding carboxypeptidase-like regulatory domain-containing protein, protein MKTILSIILALISFNVSAQSYFYIKGKVVDDSTRLPLEGASVLCQNTTKGTITNKEGEFRMELPAGGHNLVITYTGYESESVRISSSQDNSSELNIILKKKEKKLEEVVIQASTEVKDGWTKYGKQLSDYFIGSTPFAKQCTIENPDVLKFYFSRKRNVLKVKAEEPVVVMNYALGYRISYQLDSFIYDYNTKFSAYAGVAFYTELDSTADQKTVWLKNREKAYLGSRLHFMRCYYDSTLADNGFVIEHIYNDTINAKPKIRSVENPYDSAVYVLVDSVDKEINLFGKYRIVYTLQPMEKEYLVANKYPLSAKEQLSTLELLNGFVITENGFFYEQHEVINSGYWAWKNLADQLPYDYWPEE, encoded by the coding sequence ATGAAAACAATCCTTTCCATTATCCTTGCCCTTATTTCATTTAACGTTTCAGCACAATCCTATTTCTATATCAAAGGAAAAGTTGTGGATGATAGCACGAGGCTTCCGCTTGAAGGCGCATCCGTACTTTGTCAAAACACCACCAAAGGAACGATCACCAATAAAGAAGGCGAATTTAGAATGGAGTTACCAGCGGGTGGACATAACCTTGTTATTACATACACCGGTTATGAAAGTGAGAGTGTGCGTATCAGTTCATCACAAGACAACAGCAGCGAACTTAATATCATCTTAAAGAAGAAAGAAAAGAAATTGGAAGAAGTAGTGATACAGGCCAGCACTGAAGTAAAAGATGGCTGGACGAAATACGGAAAACAACTTTCCGATTATTTTATTGGCAGCACACCTTTTGCCAAACAATGTACTATCGAAAATCCGGATGTACTTAAATTCTATTTCTCCCGCAAAAGGAATGTACTAAAAGTAAAAGCTGAAGAACCTGTTGTGGTAATGAATTATGCATTGGGTTACCGCATAAGCTATCAGCTCGATTCGTTTATTTATGATTACAATACAAAGTTCAGTGCTTATGCAGGGGTTGCATTTTATACTGAGCTCGATTCAACAGCTGATCAAAAAACCGTTTGGCTAAAGAACAGAGAGAAAGCATACTTAGGTTCACGCTTACATTTTATGCGTTGTTATTACGACAGCACATTAGCTGACAATGGTTTTGTGATCGAACATATTTATAACGACACCATAAACGCCAAACCAAAGATCCGTTCGGTTGAAAATCCATACGATTCTGCTGTATATGTTTTAGTGGACAGTGTAGACAAAGAAATCAACCTGTTTGGAAAATACCGGATCGTTTACACTTTACAACCAATGGAAAAAGAATACCTGGTTGCCAACAAATATCCGTTAAGTGCGAAAGAACAACTCTCAACACTTGAACTGCTCAATGGATTTGTGATTACGGAAAATGGTTTCTTTTACGAACAACACGAAGTGATCAACAGTGGTTACTGGGCATGGAAAAATTTAGCTGATCAATTGCCGTATGATTATTGGCCGGAGGAGTAA
- a CDS encoding glutathione peroxidase produces the protein MIRLLLALVVFVSFAFTINEKKAVSAPPTVYSFKVEALEGGVIDFSKYKGKKILIVNTASKCGNTPQYEALEKLYQQYKSKLVIIGFPANNFGGQEPGTNAEIKEFCSSTYKVTFPMAAKISVKGDDIHPLYQWLTSKDKNGVLDAEVKWNFNKFLLNEKGELIAYFPSKVLPLSEEITSKL, from the coding sequence ATGATACGTTTACTTCTTGCCCTTGTGGTATTTGTTTCGTTTGCTTTTACGATTAATGAGAAAAAAGCAGTTAGTGCCCCTCCGACAGTTTACAGTTTTAAAGTAGAAGCTTTGGAAGGTGGTGTTATTGATTTTTCCAAGTACAAAGGGAAAAAGATCCTTATTGTAAATACTGCATCGAAGTGTGGTAACACCCCCCAGTATGAGGCGTTGGAGAAACTTTACCAACAGTATAAAAGCAAACTTGTGATCATTGGTTTCCCTGCAAATAATTTTGGCGGGCAGGAACCCGGCACTAATGCCGAGATCAAAGAATTCTGCAGCAGTACATACAAGGTTACTTTCCCAATGGCAGCAAAGATCAGTGTGAAAGGCGATGATATTCATCCCCTTTACCAATGGCTTACCAGCAAAGACAAAAATGGCGTGCTGGATGCTGAAGTAAAATGGAATTTCAACAAATTTCTTTTGAATGAGAAAGGCGAACTGATTGCCTATTTCCCAAGTAAAGTTTTACCATTGAGCGAAGAGATAACAAGTAAATTGTAA